Within Sphingobium sp. KCTC 72723, the genomic segment GTGATTGGCCTGGAAGCGCTGCTGCGGTGGCAGCGGCCTGGTGCGCCGGTCGAACTACCCGCCAGCATCCTTGCCGCCTTCGACGACCCCGAACTTGCCACATGCATCAGTGAGAGGATGCAGAATAAAGTTCTGACTGACATCGCGGCTTGGAAGCGGGCGGGGTCCGCCCTGCCCGTGGCCATAAACGCGTCGGCGGCTGACTTCCGCAATCCGGACTTCGCGGGCAAGTTTCTGAACCAACTCTATAAGGCCAATATTCCAACTCACCTCCTCGAGCTTGAAGTGACCGAGGGCGTGTTCCTCGGGATTGGCGCGGCGGATGTAGGAGTCGCCCTGCGGGAACTCAACGCGGCGGGCGTGCGTATATCTCTCGATGACTTTGGAACAGGCTATGCGTCGCTTTCCCATCTCAAAGAGCATCCGGTCGATATCCTCAAGATCGATCGAAGCTTTGTCAACAATTTGCCGGACAGTCCCGATGACCGCGCGATCGTGAGCGCGATGATAGGCCTTGGGCGCAACCTTGCGATTGAAGTGGTAGCCGAGGGTATAGAAACTATGGAACAGGCTACTCTATTGCGCGATATGGGCTGCCACACCGGCCAGGGCTTTTTATTCAGCCGGGCAATTCCCGGCGCGCTAGTGCCTCACCTTACTCGTCAACATCTGATGGCAGGCAGCGAGCCACAGACCCTGCCGCGACGCGCGTCATAGAAGGCGAAATGCACATGTTCAGCTTATTATATGCGAGCCGGAGCACCCTGCAGCCTAGCGAAGCCGATGCCGCGGTTAAAGCCCTTGTGAGCGCTGGTCGATCGCGTAACGAAAAGGCCGATGTAACTGGCTGCCTGGTTTTCGGCGCTGGAAGATTTGCTCAGATACTGGAAGGGGAGCAATCCGCTGTGGAGGACATCATGCGCAGCATCCTGCGCGACCCTCGCCATACTGAGGTCGCCATCCTTCAACAGGGCGAGGCGGCTACCCGCCGGTTCGCCGATTGGACGCTTGGCTATGCCGGGCCCTCCTTGTTCGTTCAGCGCACGATCGCCCGGCCCGTGTCGGAGGCTCTTCGCGGGTCAAAGCGAGGTATGGCAGACCTCATTCATGTCATGACTGAATTCCACGCGAAGCAGACGATTGCCTCGTCACTACCAAGTGCCTGATGAGTCAAACTATTATTGCTGGCGGAACTCCCGCGGGAATGAACTTTTCTTAAGGGACTTGTAGATATGCTCGGGACGGGGTCAACTACTGGAGCAGGAGCGAGGGCCTTGAATGATCGTCAACTCACCGACGAAGAAGGTAGACTTTCAGCCCTTGAGCGATATCAGATTCTCGACACCGCGCGCGAAGCGTCGTTCGACAAGATCACAGGCCTGGTCCGGGATATTCTCGATGTGCCGATCTGCGCCGTATCCCTGGTCGACCAGGAGCGCCAGTGGTTCAAGTCCATCCAGGGCCTGGACTCTGCCGAGACGCCCCGAAACGTCGCGTTCTGCGCTCACACCATATTGAAGCGCACGCCCATGGTCGTACCCGACGCAGTGCTCGACCCGCGGTTCGCCTCAAACCCCCTTGTGACAGGCGATCCAGGAATCAGAAGTGATGCCGGAATGCCGCTGCGAACACCAGACGGTTACAACCTTGGCCCTCCGTGCCAACGATGATGAGACAACGCGCCGCCGGTAATTTACCCTTGAGGGCGCGGATGAGATATCACCATGGTTATGCCGCGTATTCCAAACGACGAGATCCCCGCCGCCGCTGGCGCTGCCACCGAGGAAGGCCGCAGGCCAACGCTGGTGGCAGCGCCAGCGGCGGCATCGCCTGAGCTATCCGGCCGGCCGCATCGCCGGAACTTTACCGCCCAATATAAGCTGCGGATCTTGGATGAGATCGATCATGCAGCCGGCACTGTGGGGGCGATCGGTGCCATCTTGCGGCGCGAGGGGATTTATTCCTCCTCGATCACCGAGTGGCGGCGGCTTCGCGCTGCTGGGGCATTTGAGGCACTGAGCTCTGTGAAGCGTGGACCCAAGCCGGCAGCATCCAATTCGCTGTCGGCGGAGTTTGCTCAACTGCAGCGTGACAATAAGCGTCTTCAGCAACGGCTGGAGCGGGCTGAAGCTGTGATCGACATTCAACAAAAAGTCGCGCTTTTGATAGGCTTACCGATCGAGAGCGACGAGAAGCTGTGATGGACGCGCTGGCTACACTGGGCCCCAGCTCCGGCATTCTTGCAGCGGCGTGTGACGCACTGGGCGTGTCGCGTGCGACCTTCCATCGTCGCCGGGCTGCTTTGGCGCGACCTGTGGCTGCTCGTCGTCTGCGGCCAGCGCCGGCCCGTACGATCCTGGGGCCCGAGCGCCAGCACATTATCGATCTGCTGCGAGAGCCGCACTTTGCGGATCTCGCGCCCGCCGAGATCTACGCCACGCTGCTCGACCAAGGCATCTACCATTGTTCGATCCGCACAATGTACCGGATCCTCCACGAGCATCAGGAAGTTCGCGAGCGCCGCCAGCAACTTCGTCACCCCGTCTATCAGAAACCCGAGCTGCTGGCCCAAGGTCCCAATCAGGTCTGGTCCTGGGACATCACCAAGCTCATGGGGCCGAGTAAATGGACATACTTCTACCTCTATGTAATCATTGATATATTTAGTCGGCGCGTCGTTGGATGGCACATCGCCGACACTGAAAGCGCCGCTCTGTTCAAGCCGTTGTTCGAAGACTGCGTCGCCAAACATGGCGTCGCCCCTGGCCAGCTCACCCTCCACGCCGATCGTGGTCCATCGATGAAAGCCAAGGCCACCGCCCTCATGCTCGCCGATCTCGGCGTCACCAAATCGCACAGCCGGCCGTATACCTCGAACGACAATCCCTTCTCGGAAAGCCACTTCAAGACCATGAAGTATCAGCCCCAGTTCCCAAAACGCTTCGGCTGCAACCAAGACGCCAAGACCTTTTGCCGACACTTCTTCACTTGGTATAACCGAGACCACCATCATCTCGGGATCGGCCTGATGACGCCCGACCAGGTACATTACGGACAGGCAGATGCAGTCCATGCCGCCCGCCAGACGATCCTCGAAAAAGCCTTCCGCGCCAACCCCGAGCGCTTCGTCAACCAAGTTCCTCGACCGCCGCAAAAACCCACTGCCGTGTGGATCAATCCACCAGCAAGGGAGCCAGCTCCGGTCGCTTAAACTCTCGATCCGGCTGTCTCACAATCGTTGACACGTTCCGTGGCTCGCTTTGCGTTATCGATGTGCAGCCTCGGAACTTCAGCGAAGGACAGATCAGCATTCTTAATAAGTTTGCAGGGCTGATCATCGATGAACTAGAGCTTCGCACACTTGCTCATCGTGACTCTCTCACAGGCGCAGCCACTCGGCGTTCTTTTATCGAGGATGGTGAAAAAGCCATATCCCGGCTCGATCGCTATGGCCGACCGTGCGCCCTCATCCTCTTTGATCTAGATCACTTCAAGCAAATCAACGATGGTTTTGGCCACCCGGCGGGGGATGAGGTCCTCAAAGCTATCGCGGATTGCTGTCGAGCAACGCTCAGGCCCGCCGATATCCTCGGTCGGCTTGGAGGTGAAGAGTTTGGGGTCTTGCTCAATGAAACTAGCTTAAAGGACGCCATCGCCTTTGCCGAGCGCCTCCGCACCCAATTTCCACGTTTGGCGTTCGACTGGGCTCCTCATCTGAGAATTACCGCCAGCTTTGGCGTATCAGAGATCGGAGCGGGTCATTCGCTTGATCATTGCATCAGCGTAACGGATGCTGCTTTGTTCAAAGCCAAGCGCGGCGGACGCAACAGAACCATCAGCAGCAACAAGCTCGAGAGCTGCGCGGTCGCCGCTTGATGCGGCTGTGATGACAGCAATCGAGGAGCCGATGACGCTGACTGCGGGAAATACGGTACGGGGCGCTTACCGCGTTTTAAAACCATCAACGTAAACAGGCTCTGGCAAGTCGGCGTAACGTCCCCACCCGCCGAGTGCACTTCGATCAACCCGGCGCTCACCCCCGTGGGCGTCGGGAAATTCGGCAGGAACGCTGAAGATAGCGAACTTGCTGGTTGCGCGCGGAATCTCGCCGCGTCGGTATGATCGTGGAATGATCTTCTGATCCCCCGATCTACTACCCGTCTATCGTTTGAGGGGAGCAATTCAATGCTTAAGTCCCTACAGATCGGATACAAGCCGCGTGAGACGCGCTATCCTGTACTGATTCCAGCCCGAATGCGCGCGGCACCCTCATGGACAGACGTGGTGATCCATAACCTTTCGGCCCATGGCGCGCTTATCGCATGCGACAATCCGCCAGACCGCGGTGCCTATGTTGACATCCGGCGGGGCCAGCAAACAATCGTGGGACGAGTAGTTTGGAAAAAGGATAGGTTCTTCGGCATCCGGGCACAGGGAACGATCGACATAGCTGCGATTATGAACGAACCCCGCATGGCGCGCCGTCTGGAGATGGTGAAGAGCCCAGCCAGCATGTTCGACCGCCGCGCACAGAATCGAATAAAGCAAGATGCTGATATAGCGCGACAGTTGGAAAAAAGCCGTCTCTGGTCGTCGGCATTCCAGTCGAGCATTCTTATAGCCGCAGGGCTCTTTGCTGCCGGATGCGCTGCCGCCGAGGTATATGAAGCTCTGGCAACGCCTTTTCCCGCACTGGAAAATCATCTATAGCCACCTGCGTCCGACGGAAATGCGGCCGGATTACGCAGTTTCGGCGCTGCTCCGGCAGGTTCGACGTTATCGGACCTGACGCGAAGTTGTCGGAACGCATTTGGCACCGCGACGCATAATATAGTCTAAAAATTTCACCGAACAAATTGCTGCAGCTTCCAAACTTTAGGCCATCAAGTGTCGATCATCTCGCCGATCTTGTTTGCTAGTTCGCTAGTTCTGTCATCACGAAGGGCTTAGTGATGACCTCCATCCCCGGTTCGAGATGGCCGTTGCCCACTGCTGCATTTTCGGCAAATCCTTTGACAAAGAGTATCTTCAGATCGGGCCGTTGAACTCTCGAGGCATCGGCGACCTGACGGCCATTCATGCCGCCCGGCAGCCCAACGTCCGTTATCAAGAGGTCGATGCGCACGCCCCTTTGAAGGATTTTCAGGCCTGACGAACCGTCCTCTGCTTCCAGAGCCTTATACCCCGCTTCTTCCAGCACGTCGACGATGAGCATGCGCACAGTGGGCTCATCATCAATGACAAGGACGGTCACTCCGGAACCCACCTCCTCGATCGCAACGTCACCGTGGACTGGTTCATGGTCCAGAGACCCCGAATAGCGCGGCAAGTAGACGCACGTCTCATCACGCCACGAGACGCCTGTGTTGTCGGCAAGCAGGAACGGAATCTCGTTCGCTTCCACCGCGCAGCCGAAGTAGAAGCCTTGGCCAAGTACGCAGCCCTCCTTGAGCAGCAACCGTCGCTGGAGCTCAGTCTCAACGCCTTCTGCGACAACGTCGATTTTCAGGCTGCGCGCGAGCCCCAAGACAGCAGGCACAATGGCGCGAACCTACTGGTCAATGGTCATTTTTTCGACGAACGAACGGTCGATCTTGACGACGTCTACCGGATAATCCCGAAGGTGGGACAGCGAGTAATGCCCGGTGCCGAAATCATCCAGCGCGATCCGAACGCCTGTCTCGTGCAGTAACTTGAGAGCACGCCCGACGAAATCAGCCCCCCGGTCCAGGAATACGTGCTCGGTAATTTCAACCTCTATCAGCGAAGGCGGTAAGGAATAGTCGGTGATCCGCTGGATGAGCCGCTCGGCGAAGTCATCTCGAATGAACTCGGCCGGAGCAGCGTTCATCGCGACAAATTCGACTTGGAGGCCGCGGGACAAAATGCGGAGAAGCGCGAGGGGCAATCGGACAGGGCGGCGTCGATGCCATTTTGCACCGCCGCTTGGCCCGCCTTAGGCCACAAAGAGATCAATTTCTTGCCTTGAACGTCGGCCAGGGTCTCAATCTCCATAGCTCGCACGCCGGGGTCGTTCATAAACAGGAGCGTACCGTCCGCTTTCCGTGCGCCAATAATTCCCAATCGGACACGGCCCAGATATGCTATCCGGCGGCAAGCGGTAGCGTAAAGCGGAGCGAGGCGCCGTGCTGGGGAAGGTTCACGGCGTTGATGCGACCCCCATGGGCTTCGACGATGGTCCGGCAAATGGAAAGCCCGACACCTAACCCGTGAGCCTTTGTTGTGACGAAGGTGTCAAATACGCTCGGAAGCAACTCAATCGGAATGCCGGGCCCGGCGTCAGAAACGCATATCTCGAGATGTGTCTCCGTTTGCGATGTCGATATTTCGATCTGGCATGGCTTCTCAACTGCTGCCTCAACGGCGTTTTGCAGAAGGTTGATCAAGAGATGCTGGATCTGGATTCGATCCGCCTTGATGAGCGCCTCAGGCGCCAGACGGTAGGTTACCGTAGTTCCAGGGCGATCCGCGAGGACCAAGTCTGAAGCATCTTTCACTACCTGCTCCAGTTCGAACTCCGTTTTTTGGGGACGGCCGTGGGCGCTCATTTCGCGCACGCGGCGAATGATTGCCCCAGCCCTACCGGAAGCCTCCTGCGCGCCTTCGATGCATTGCGCCAGGTCCGGCGGCACCATCGTCTTTGTCGCGATACGGCGTGCCGCCGCCATATAATTTGAGATTGCTGTCAGAGGCTGATTCACTTCATGCGCAAGCGTGGAACTCATCGCGCTCATCGCGCTGACGCGGGAAACGTGGATCAGTTCAGTCTGGAGCGACTGCACTTTCTCGCGCGCAGCCCTTTCCGCCGAAATATCCTGTTTCGTCCCGAAAATGTGAACAGATTTTCCGTCCTCCTGTTCCACATCGACGGTGAGCCGTATCCATCGACTGTTGCCGAGCGTCGTGTGGATTAAAATATCGAGGACGAACCCGATCCCAGTCTCGATGGCTCGGCTGCGTAGCTGCTCCATTTCACGGCGAGACGTCGCCTCATAACATGCCAAAGTTTGCTCACGACTAACAGGCGTCCCCCTCGGGATGTCAAACAGGTCGTAAACGCCGTCAGTCCAAGTCAGTTCGCTGGTGGCAAGATCGCACTCCCACACGCCGATTTTCGCCAGCGCCGACACCCGCTCGTACATCTTGCGGAAGTGAGCAGCAGATGCGGCGTGCGCGCATGCCCCATCATTAAGGGTTGGGAAATCGTTGCTAATTGTTCTTTTACCCTACCTTGTCGAGCCGGCGCTAGCGCCGAGCTCCACCCCACGTCCGCTGCGCGATCTATACGCGCAAGTCGACCTGAACTTGCAACGGTTTCGTGCGGTCACCTGAGCTTTTCGGCTGGCAGCGCAGACCGACGATATGATCAAGAATACCGCCAAAAAATTCAAGTTGGCGGATTGCCCTAACAAAGCCAGCAGAGCCACTCACCCCGATTCCTGATTGATACCGATGTCTCCTTAGCTGGACTTTGTACGTTTTTTGTCAGGTCCAGGTCCAGAAGATGCTGTTGTTGGCGATGTGGTCCAGGGCCCGATCGAGGGGTAAGACGCATCCGCCCATATCGTCGATATCTTCCCATTGTCGCCGGTGTGACCAGTAACCGAGCCTGACTTCGTCGCGCGTGCCGACAGGCTTCAGGCGGGCGATCGGCGCCTCGGTTTCCAGCAGATAGAGATGGTAGGCGCCTTTGTCCTGGTACCAACCCACGCCGCCGCCGTTAGCGGCGTCGAACGTTTCGATGCGCAGAATAATTTCGTCGTCTTTCATGGTGCATCCATAGCTGCCGTCAGGTCACAGCGTATCCGATTCGTCTCGCCGCATGGCAACAGTCCAAGCGTTGCAACGTGCGGCAGTTAGGATTCGAAGCATGGAATGTTGGACCAGAACAGAGCCGTTGTCGGCGATCCCGTTCCCCAGATCCTGCGCCAATGGCTGCAGACGTGGCGTCCCTGCTTTACTGCACCCAGTTGGGAGCATGTGCTTGTTCTCGTGATGGGCGGCCTGCTGGCCACGGGCAAGCGGACTGTTACCTCTTGCCTGCGTGTGACTGGCAGGGCCCAGGCCGTCAACTTCGCATCCTACCACCAGATCCTCAACCGCGCCCGCTGGAGCTCGCGTGCCGTTGCCAGGCGACTGCTTGGTATCATCGTCGAACGGCTCGTGCCCGATGGCCCTGTTGTCATTGGCATGGACGACACCATCGAGCGGCGATGGGGGCGCCGGATCAACGCCCGTGGTATTTATCGCGACCCTGTCCGCTCCAGTCACGGCCATTTCGTCAAGGCCAGTGGGCTGCGGTGGCTCAGCTTCATGGTGCTCACCCCGGTGTCATGGACCAGCCTGATCAAGGCGCTGCCGATCCTGACGCTGCTTGCTCCTTCGGAACGATCCAACCTTCGACGCGGCTGTCGTCACAAGTTGCTGACGGACTGGGCCCGCCAGGGCGCACTGCAACTGTCTCGTTGGCTGCCAGGTCGTCGGATCATCTTCGTCGGCGATAGTAGCTTTGCCGTTCACCAATTGGCCCATGCCATTACGCCTCGGGCAACGCTCATCAGCCGGCTACGGCTGGATGCCAACCTGTTCGCACAGCCCCCGAAACGGACCTCATACACAGCAGGGCGGCCCGCACAAAAAGGGTCAGCGCTACCAAAACTCAAAACCCTACTCGCCAACCCGGCTACGCGCTGGGCAAGGATCCTCGTCTCCGCCTGGTACGGCCATGTCAACGGCAAGGCGCTCGAGATCACATCCGATACCGCCTTGTGGTACAGGCCCGGCACCCCGGTATTGCCGGTCCGATGGGTACTGGTCCGCGATCCCAACGGAAAGCGCGATCCGCAAGCCTTCTTCAGTACCGACATCACCCTCGAGCCCGCCGACATCATCGCCCTCTACGTCCGCCGATGGCAGATCGAAGTCACATTCGCCGAAACGCGCGCCCACCTGGGTGTCGAAACACAGCGCCAGTGGACCGACAATGCCATAGCCCGAACCACTCCGGCGCTGCTGGGACTCTACAGCCTCATATCGCTTTGGGCCTGCGATCTGCTTACCACTACCAGCATCCCCTACGCCGCCGCCTGGTATCGAAAAACCAATCTGACGTTCAGTGACGCTATCGCTGCCGTCCGGCTTCAACTCTGGGTCGGCGACATTAATTCACGCTCCCCGCCCCACCCAGAACCGCAATATATTCCGACAACCCGCCTCGTACGTATGGCTCAAGCGCTATGCTTCGCTACCTAATCGTACAAAGTCCAGCTTAGTGTCTGACCCAACTTGAACAGTGCTTTTGGAAAAGGCATTTTTGTTCAATGACATGCACGCACCGGCGCGAGTGTTACCACTACATTTTTGGGTTTGGTTGAGCTTGCAGAGGCTCAGGTTCGCGGCGGCAGTTCGCTGATATTGGCCGGCAGCGCGATGCCGGTTGCCTTGAAGACATTCCCCACCTGGCCCGAAACGTGGGTGCGGGTGGTAATGACCTTGCCGTCCTTTTCGATGGTGGCTTCCTGAAGGCGATCGAGATCGTTGAGGAGCGGCTGCCATTCGGGCTGCAAGCCCTTTTCCTGACACAAGCGGGTCAGTTCCTTGGCCAGCGTCAGGGCCAGGAACGAGACAAACACATGGCCGCGGATAGCGGCATCGGACTGATGGAAGATGGGACGGGTATCGAAGCTCGCCTTGGCAACCCGGAACAGGGCCTCGACCTGAAGCAGGTCACGGTAGCGGATGACGGCCTGCAGCGGGGTGATCCGGGCATTGGTGCGCAGCACGCTGATGCCGTCGTAGCGCGCCTCGTCGGCAAGCTTTCCCATGTCGATCTCGAAGGTCTTGCCGCTGGCCTTGAGATAGCGGCGATAGGCTGAGTTACCGACCAGGGCCTTGTCGCCCTTCTTCAGCTGGGTTTGGAGGCCATCGATGATCGCTTGCCGGTCGGCCTTGTCCTTCCTTGCCTCAGCTTCGTTGAGCGTGACGACGTAGCGCTGGGCATCTGCGCCTTTGCCAACGCGCACTTCCTTGACCCACAGCTGGGTGTCTCCTGCCTGTCGCTCGAGGACCAGGGGCACCATCGGAGCAGTGTCGGCAAGCACGACATCGCGGATGACGTTGCTGGTGCGCTCTCGCGCACCCAGGATGTATTCCATCCCCAGCTCTTCAAGGGCGGCGATCGTACCGGCACTGATCATGCCGCGGTCGGCCACGACGCACGAGCGGGTTATCCCAAAGCGGGTACGCAGGCGCGTGACGATGGGCATGAGCACCTTCACGTCGGCCGTGTTGCCCGGGACCATCTCGGTGCAGATCGGACGCCCCTCGGCGTCGATCACCACGGCCAGGATCATCTGGGCAAGCTCGGGCCGGTGGTCCTTGGAATGACCACGCCGACCCAGCGTGTCGCCGCCTGCACCGTAGAACGAGAGCGACGTCGTATCCATGAACACCAGGCTGAGATCAGTGAACAGGTCCCGCCGGCGATCGAACAGCTTCTCCTCGATCACGTCCTTCACACAGCGAGGTGCCAATGCGCCTTCTGTCTTCTCCTCGATCTCCTCGCCGAGCCAGGCCATGGCGCGATAGAAGTGATGAAGGGCAAGATCCTCGCTGCCGTCGATGGCGTAGCTCTCCATCCAGTCCAGGCAGGCTCGGTCCGAGCCGGAGACAAACAGGCGGTGCAGTGTGGCGACAAACACGGCGCGCTCCACGGCAAAGCCGAACTGGCGGCCTTCCAGCACCTCTTCCATTACAGCATCGATGCCAAGCCGCTGCCACAGGCGCCCGAACAGCAGCGGACCGCCTATCCGGCGGGCTGCGATCCGGCCTGCATCAATGTCAGACAGAATGACACTGCGTCCCGCGTGACGTGCGATCGAGGCGGCCAGCCTGTCGAGTTCGCCACTGGCGGCCAGCACATCCTTACGGCCCAGAGCCTTGATCGTGCGCTGGCGGACGGCTTTGCCCTCGCGCACGCTCTCGACCAGGTACAGATAGCGGTGCCCGCGCGCGACTCGTTCGACGACATACATAGGCAGGTTGTTACTGCCTGCTCCCGTAAAAATAAACCAAGCCGCCAGTCACAGGCAAAATGTTGTTAGCACACCCGGTTTTGCCACCAAATCCACGCCCAGCAATATCAGATACTTACTAGCTCACGTTCTCTGCGTGTTCCGCTGGCACTGTTCAACTTGGGTCTGATTCATAATTATTCGGTGTGATTTCATGACCTTGCGATGCGGCGGGTGAAAAGTTGAATGGATGCAATAAAGAGCCAGGCCGTTGCCGATGCGATGGTTTGCTCGAAGTCTTTGGCGAGGCGTCGGTTTCGATTGAGCCATGCCAGCGTGCGTTCAACAACCCATCGGCGTGGTAGCACCTCGAAGCCTGTGGCTGTATCTGACCGCTTGATGATTTCGACGGTCCATTTCCCCATTCGCCGCAGAGCCTCCCTGAGTTTGTCACCAGCATAGCCGCCATCGGCGAAGACGTGCCGCAGCCAGGGAAAGCGCCGGATGATTTCGCGCAGCACCATTGGCGCACCGTCGCGGTCCTGAATGTCAGCCGTATGGATCACGGCGTGCACCAGATTTCCTGCGGTGTCGGTCAAGATATGGCGCTTGCGGCCCTTGACCTTCTTGCCAGCGTC encodes:
- a CDS encoding sensor histidine kinase; this encodes MSALAKIGVWECDLATSELTWTDGVYDLFDIPRGTPVSREQTLACYEATSRREMEQLRSRAIETGIGFVLDILIHTTLGNSRWIRLTVDVEQEDGKSVHIFGTKQDISAERAAREKVQSLQTELIHVSRVSAMSAMSSTLAHEVNQPLTAISNYMAAARRIATKTMVPPDLAQCIEGAQEASGRAGAIIRRVREMSAHGRPQKTEFELEQVVKDASDLVLADRPGTTVTYRLAPEALIKADRIQIQHLLINLLQNAVEAAVEKPCQIEISTSQTETHLEICVSDAGPGIPIELLPSVFDTFVTTKAHGLGVGLSICRTIVEAHGGRINAVNLPQHGASLRFTLPLAAG
- a CDS encoding PilZ domain-containing protein, producing MLKSLQIGYKPRETRYPVLIPARMRAAPSWTDVVIHNLSAHGALIACDNPPDRGAYVDIRRGQQTIVGRVVWKKDRFFGIRAQGTIDIAAIMNEPRMARRLEMVKSPASMFDRRAQNRIKQDADIARQLEKSRLWSSAFQSSILIAAGLFAAGCAAAEVYEALATPFPALENHL
- a CDS encoding GGDEF domain-containing protein, whose amino-acid sequence is MQPRNFSEGQISILNKFAGLIIDELELRTLAHRDSLTGAATRRSFIEDGEKAISRLDRYGRPCALILFDLDHFKQINDGFGHPAGDEVLKAIADCCRATLRPADILGRLGGEEFGVLLNETSLKDAIAFAERLRTQFPRLAFDWAPHLRITASFGVSEIGAGHSLDHCISVTDAALFKAKRGGRNRTISSNKLESCAVAA
- a CDS encoding IS1634 family transposase, producing the protein MYVVERVARGHRYLYLVESVREGKAVRQRTIKALGRKDVLAASGELDRLAASIARHAGRSVILSDIDAGRIAARRIGGPLLFGRLWQRLGIDAVMEEVLEGRQFGFAVERAVFVATLHRLFVSGSDRACLDWMESYAIDGSEDLALHHFYRAMAWLGEEIEEKTEGALAPRCVKDVIEEKLFDRRRDLFTDLSLVFMDTTSLSFYGAGGDTLGRRGHSKDHRPELAQMILAVVIDAEGRPICTEMVPGNTADVKVLMPIVTRLRTRFGITRSCVVADRGMISAGTIAALEELGMEYILGARERTSNVIRDVVLADTAPMVPLVLERQAGDTQLWVKEVRVGKGADAQRYVVTLNEAEARKDKADRQAIIDGLQTQLKKGDKALVGNSAYRRYLKASGKTFEIDMGKLADEARYDGISVLRTNARITPLQAVIRYRDLLQVEALFRVAKASFDTRPIFHQSDAAIRGHVFVSFLALTLAKELTRLCQEKGLQPEWQPLLNDLDRLQEATIEKDGKVITTRTHVSGQVGNVFKATGIALPANISELPPRT
- a CDS encoding IS5 family transposase, whose translation is MWTDTTRALHARRGLILPSDLTDAEWSVLEPLLPPASHVGRPRKWPMRRIVEAMLYLLRGGLPWRMLPPCFPPVSTVRRWFYLWRDNGLWLTMNHVLLMASREMTGREASPSAGVIDSQSVKTTESGGPCGYDAGKKVKGRKRHILTDTAGNLVHAVIHTADIQDRDGAPMVLREIIRRFPWLRHVFADGGYAGDKLREALRRMGKWTVEIIKRSDTATGFEVLPRRWVVERTLAWLNRNRRLAKDFEQTIASATAWLFIASIQLFTRRIARS
- a CDS encoding BLUF domain-containing protein, whose product is MFSLLYASRSTLQPSEADAAVKALVSAGRSRNEKADVTGCLVFGAGRFAQILEGEQSAVEDIMRSILRDPRHTEVAILQQGEAATRRFADWTLGYAGPSLFVQRTIARPVSEALRGSKRGMADLIHVMTEFHAKQTIASSLPSA
- a CDS encoding response regulator, which produces MLIVDVLEEAGYKALEAEDGSSGLKILQRGVRIDLLITDVGLPGGMNGRQVADASRVQRPDLKILFVKGFAENAAVGNGHLEPGMEVITKPFVMTELAN
- a CDS encoding GAF domain-containing protein, with the translated sequence MNDRQLTDEEGRLSALERYQILDTAREASFDKITGLVRDILDVPICAVSLVDQERQWFKSIQGLDSAETPRNVAFCAHTILKRTPMVVPDAVLDPRFASNPLVTGDPGIRSDAGMPLRTPDGYNLGPPCQR
- a CDS encoding transposase, with protein sequence MLDQNRAVVGDPVPQILRQWLQTWRPCFTAPSWEHVLVLVMGGLLATGKRTVTSCLRVTGRAQAVNFASYHQILNRARWSSRAVARRLLGIIVERLVPDGPVVIGMDDTIERRWGRRINARGIYRDPVRSSHGHFVKASGLRWLSFMVLTPVSWTSLIKALPILTLLAPSERSNLRRGCRHKLLTDWARQGALQLSRWLPGRRIIFVGDSSFAVHQLAHAITPRATLISRLRLDANLFAQPPKRTSYTAGRPAQKGSALPKLKTLLANPATRWARILVSAWYGHVNGKALEITSDTALWYRPGTPVLPVRWVLVRDPNGKRDPQAFFSTDITLEPADIIALYVRRWQIEVTFAETRAHLGVETQRQWTDNAIARTTPALLGLYSLISLWACDLLTTTSIPYAAAWYRKTNLTFSDAIAAVRLQLWVGDINSRSPPHPEPQYIPTTRLVRMAQALCFAT